In Lates calcarifer isolate ASB-BC8 linkage group LG21, TLL_Latcal_v3, whole genome shotgun sequence, a single window of DNA contains:
- the agfg1a gene encoding arf-GAP domain and FG repeat-containing protein 1a isoform X6, with protein MAASAKRKQEEKHLKMLREMTSLPLNRKCFDCDQRGPTYANMTVGSFVCTSCSGILRGLNPPHRVKSISMTTFTQQEIEFLQKHGNEACKQIWLGLYDDRTSSVPDFREPQKVKEFLQDKYEKKRWYVPPEQAKVVASVHASISGSSNSSTSSTPEVRPLKSLLGESAPSLHLNKNTPPNQSPVVSRGQTHQQQFHDKKFDLLSDLGGDIFAAPPNMNAGTSSSFANFAHFNSHTTAQNANANADFANFDAFGSTSGSTGGFPSAPQAPFHPSNTGGGIPGSAVAAAAAAAAGVGGLPQKQLVVPAGGDRYAALAELDTVFSSSAPATSVYNTTSTSQGGVFGSETGGSAAQAQQALPGMAQGFGAQSTNPFVAAGVAPAAAPTNPFQSNGRAANVAAAAGLMRVLHGQGYPPAFASFATGSMSMPAGFGNAAAYNLPTSFSGTFQQPFPGQAPFPQPPAYPQQPNGGGFPAFGQAKPVVTPFGQAMAGPMVSSNPFLGAGPSAQYPAGGSSTNPFL; from the exons ATGGCGGCGAGTGCGAAAcgaaaacaggaggagaaacaccTGAAGATGCTGAGAGAAATGACGAGTTTGCCTCTCAACAGAAAGTGCTTTGACTGCGACCAGCGCGGCCCAACCTATGCCAACATGACTGTGGGCTCCTTCGTGTGCACCTCCTGCTCTGGCATCCT ACGAGGACTGAATCCACCCCACAGAGTCAAGTCCATCTCTATGACAACTTTCACGCAACAGGAAATCGAGTTCCTACAGAAACACGGCAATGAG GCATGTAAACAGATCTGGCTTGGCCTTTATGATGACAGAACCTCCTCAGTGCCAGACTTCAGAGAGCCACAGAAAGTCAAGGAGTTTCTTCAAGACAAATACGAGAAGAAGCGATG GTATGTACCTCCTGAGCAGGCCAAGGTAGTGGCATCAGTCCATGCTTCTATCTCTGGCTCCTCaaacagcagcaccagcagcaccCCAGAGGTTAGACCACTCAAATCCCTGCTGGGGGAGTCTGCCCCCTCCCTACACCTCAACAAGAACACCCCACCAAATCAG TCTCCAGTGGTGAGCCGTGGACAAACTCATCAGCAGCAGTTCCACGACAAGAAGTTTGACCTCCTCAGTGATTTGGGTGGAGACATCTTTGCTGCCCCACCTAACATGAACGCAGGCACCAGCTCCAGTTTTGCTAACTTTGCACATTTCAACAGCCACACAA CAGCACAGAATGCCAACGCAAATGCAGACTTTGCAAATTTTGATGCATTCGGGAGCACTTCTGGGTCCACAGGTGGTTTCCCCTCCGCACCCCAAGCCCCATTCCACCCCTCAAATACAG GAGGTGGTATTCCTGGCTCAGccgtagcagcagcagcagcagcggcagcaggaGTGGGTGGTTTGCCTCAGAAGCAGCTAGTGGTGCCAGCAGGCGGTGACCGCTATGCTGCTCTAGCTGAGCTTGATACTGTCTTCAGTTCCTCAGCCCCTGCCACCAGTGTTTACAACACCACCAGCACCTCACAAGG TGGTGTGTTTGGCTCAGAGACTGGGGGGTCAGCAGCACAAGCACAGCAGGCCTTGCCCGGCATGGCTCAAGGTTTTGGAG ctcagtCAACTAATCCGTTTGTAGCTGCTGGAGTTGCcccagcagcagctcccaccAATCCATTCCAGAGCAATGGCAGAGCAGCAAAtgtcgcagcagcagcag GCTTGATGAGGGTTCTTCACGGGCAGGGTTATCCTCCCGCCTTTG CATCATTTGCCACAGGCTCTATGAGTATGCCAGCTGGATTTGGGAATGCTGCAGCCTACAACCTCCCCACCAGCTTTAGTGGAACCTTCCAGCAACCTTTTCCTGGCCAGGCTCCCTTCCCTCAGCCTCCTGCATATCCCCAGCAACCTAAtg GTGGAGGATTTCCAGCCTTTGGCCAGGCCAAGCCTGTTGTGACTCCTTTCGGACAGGCAATGGCTGGACCTATGGTCTCAAGCAACCCTTTCCTG gGTGCAGGTCCATCTGCACAGTATCCAGCAGGAGGTTCTTCAACGAATCCCTTCTTATAG
- the agfg1a gene encoding arf-GAP domain and FG repeat-containing protein 1a isoform X8: MAASAKRKQEEKHLKMLREMTSLPLNRKCFDCDQRGPTYANMTVGSFVCTSCSGILRGLNPPHRVKSISMTTFTQQEIEFLQKHGNEACKQIWLGLYDDRTSSVPDFREPQKVKEFLQDKYEKKRWYVPPEQAKVVASVHASISGSSNSSTSSTPEVRPLKSLLGESAPSLHLNKNTPPNQSPVVSRGQTHQQQFHDKKFDLLSDLGGDIFAAPPNMNAGTSSSFANFAHFNSHTRGGIPGSAVAAAAAAAAGVGGLPQKQLVVPAGGDRYAALAELDTVFSSSAPATSVYNTTSTSQGGVFGSETGGSAAQAQQALPGMAQGFGAQSTNPFVAAGVAPAAAPTNPFQSNGRAANVAAAAGLMRVLHGQGYPPAFASFATGSMSMPAGFGNAAAYNLPTSFSGTFQQPFPGQAPFPQPPAYPQQPNGGGFPAFGQAKPVVTPFGQAMAGPMVSSNPFLGAGPSAQYPAGGSSTNPFL; this comes from the exons ATGGCGGCGAGTGCGAAAcgaaaacaggaggagaaacaccTGAAGATGCTGAGAGAAATGACGAGTTTGCCTCTCAACAGAAAGTGCTTTGACTGCGACCAGCGCGGCCCAACCTATGCCAACATGACTGTGGGCTCCTTCGTGTGCACCTCCTGCTCTGGCATCCT ACGAGGACTGAATCCACCCCACAGAGTCAAGTCCATCTCTATGACAACTTTCACGCAACAGGAAATCGAGTTCCTACAGAAACACGGCAATGAG GCATGTAAACAGATCTGGCTTGGCCTTTATGATGACAGAACCTCCTCAGTGCCAGACTTCAGAGAGCCACAGAAAGTCAAGGAGTTTCTTCAAGACAAATACGAGAAGAAGCGATG GTATGTACCTCCTGAGCAGGCCAAGGTAGTGGCATCAGTCCATGCTTCTATCTCTGGCTCCTCaaacagcagcaccagcagcaccCCAGAGGTTAGACCACTCAAATCCCTGCTGGGGGAGTCTGCCCCCTCCCTACACCTCAACAAGAACACCCCACCAAATCAG TCTCCAGTGGTGAGCCGTGGACAAACTCATCAGCAGCAGTTCCACGACAAGAAGTTTGACCTCCTCAGTGATTTGGGTGGAGACATCTTTGCTGCCCCACCTAACATGAACGCAGGCACCAGCTCCAGTTTTGCTAACTTTGCACATTTCAACAGCCACACAA GAGGTGGTATTCCTGGCTCAGccgtagcagcagcagcagcagcggcagcaggaGTGGGTGGTTTGCCTCAGAAGCAGCTAGTGGTGCCAGCAGGCGGTGACCGCTATGCTGCTCTAGCTGAGCTTGATACTGTCTTCAGTTCCTCAGCCCCTGCCACCAGTGTTTACAACACCACCAGCACCTCACAAGG TGGTGTGTTTGGCTCAGAGACTGGGGGGTCAGCAGCACAAGCACAGCAGGCCTTGCCCGGCATGGCTCAAGGTTTTGGAG ctcagtCAACTAATCCGTTTGTAGCTGCTGGAGTTGCcccagcagcagctcccaccAATCCATTCCAGAGCAATGGCAGAGCAGCAAAtgtcgcagcagcagcag GCTTGATGAGGGTTCTTCACGGGCAGGGTTATCCTCCCGCCTTTG CATCATTTGCCACAGGCTCTATGAGTATGCCAGCTGGATTTGGGAATGCTGCAGCCTACAACCTCCCCACCAGCTTTAGTGGAACCTTCCAGCAACCTTTTCCTGGCCAGGCTCCCTTCCCTCAGCCTCCTGCATATCCCCAGCAACCTAAtg GTGGAGGATTTCCAGCCTTTGGCCAGGCCAAGCCTGTTGTGACTCCTTTCGGACAGGCAATGGCTGGACCTATGGTCTCAAGCAACCCTTTCCTG gGTGCAGGTCCATCTGCACAGTATCCAGCAGGAGGTTCTTCAACGAATCCCTTCTTATAG
- the agfg1a gene encoding arf-GAP domain and FG repeat-containing protein 1a isoform X3, translating into MAASAKRKQEEKHLKMLREMTSLPLNRKCFDCDQRGPTYANMTVGSFVCTSCSGILRGLNPPHRVKSISMTTFTQQEIEFLQKHGNEACKQIWLGLYDDRTSSVPDFREPQKVKEFLQDKYEKKRWYVPPEQAKVVASVHASISGSSNSSTSSTPEVRPLKSLLGESAPSLHLNKNTPPNQSPVVSRGQTHQQQFHDKKFDLLSDLGGDIFAAPPNMNAGTSSSFANFAHFNSHTTAQNANANADFANFDAFGSTSGSTGGFPSAPQAPFHPSNTAFTVLSSSRSMGEFATALPLQGAHSSASGGLANASFANFDNFPKSCSADFGSFSSSSQSNSTAAGRDAVQSTSVPADRYAALADLDNIFSSAKTEQGGGIPGSAVAAAAAAAAGVGGLPQKQLVVPAGGDRYAALAELDTVFSSSAPATSVYNTTSTSQGGVFGSETGGSAAQAQQALPGMAQGFGAQSTNPFVAAGVAPAAAPTNPFQSNGRAANVAAAAASFATGSMSMPAGFGNAAAYNLPTSFSGTFQQPFPGQAPFPQPPAYPQQPNGGGFPAFGQAKPVVTPFGQAMAGPMVSSNPFLGAGPSAQYPAGGSSTNPFL; encoded by the exons ATGGCGGCGAGTGCGAAAcgaaaacaggaggagaaacaccTGAAGATGCTGAGAGAAATGACGAGTTTGCCTCTCAACAGAAAGTGCTTTGACTGCGACCAGCGCGGCCCAACCTATGCCAACATGACTGTGGGCTCCTTCGTGTGCACCTCCTGCTCTGGCATCCT ACGAGGACTGAATCCACCCCACAGAGTCAAGTCCATCTCTATGACAACTTTCACGCAACAGGAAATCGAGTTCCTACAGAAACACGGCAATGAG GCATGTAAACAGATCTGGCTTGGCCTTTATGATGACAGAACCTCCTCAGTGCCAGACTTCAGAGAGCCACAGAAAGTCAAGGAGTTTCTTCAAGACAAATACGAGAAGAAGCGATG GTATGTACCTCCTGAGCAGGCCAAGGTAGTGGCATCAGTCCATGCTTCTATCTCTGGCTCCTCaaacagcagcaccagcagcaccCCAGAGGTTAGACCACTCAAATCCCTGCTGGGGGAGTCTGCCCCCTCCCTACACCTCAACAAGAACACCCCACCAAATCAG TCTCCAGTGGTGAGCCGTGGACAAACTCATCAGCAGCAGTTCCACGACAAGAAGTTTGACCTCCTCAGTGATTTGGGTGGAGACATCTTTGCTGCCCCACCTAACATGAACGCAGGCACCAGCTCCAGTTTTGCTAACTTTGCACATTTCAACAGCCACACAA CAGCACAGAATGCCAACGCAAATGCAGACTTTGCAAATTTTGATGCATTCGGGAGCACTTCTGGGTCCACAGGTGGTTTCCCCTCCGCACCCCAAGCCCCATTCCACCCCTCAAATACAG CGTTCACTGTGCTCTCATCCAGCCGCAGTATGGGTGAGTTTGCCACTGCTCTGCCTCTCCAGGGTGCACACA GTAGCGCCTCAGGGGGACTAGCAAATGCGAGTTTTGCAAATTTTGACAACTTCCCCAAATCGTGTAGTGCTGACTTTGGATCCTTCAGTTCTTCCTCCCAGAGTAACTCCACAGCAGCTGGCAGAGATGCTGTACAGAGTACTAGCGTCCCTGCTGATAGATACGCAGCCCTGGCTGACCTGGATAACATATTTAGCTCTGCCAAAACAGAGCAAG GAGGTGGTATTCCTGGCTCAGccgtagcagcagcagcagcagcggcagcaggaGTGGGTGGTTTGCCTCAGAAGCAGCTAGTGGTGCCAGCAGGCGGTGACCGCTATGCTGCTCTAGCTGAGCTTGATACTGTCTTCAGTTCCTCAGCCCCTGCCACCAGTGTTTACAACACCACCAGCACCTCACAAGG TGGTGTGTTTGGCTCAGAGACTGGGGGGTCAGCAGCACAAGCACAGCAGGCCTTGCCCGGCATGGCTCAAGGTTTTGGAG ctcagtCAACTAATCCGTTTGTAGCTGCTGGAGTTGCcccagcagcagctcccaccAATCCATTCCAGAGCAATGGCAGAGCAGCAAAtgtcgcagcagcagcag CATCATTTGCCACAGGCTCTATGAGTATGCCAGCTGGATTTGGGAATGCTGCAGCCTACAACCTCCCCACCAGCTTTAGTGGAACCTTCCAGCAACCTTTTCCTGGCCAGGCTCCCTTCCCTCAGCCTCCTGCATATCCCCAGCAACCTAAtg GTGGAGGATTTCCAGCCTTTGGCCAGGCCAAGCCTGTTGTGACTCCTTTCGGACAGGCAATGGCTGGACCTATGGTCTCAAGCAACCCTTTCCTG gGTGCAGGTCCATCTGCACAGTATCCAGCAGGAGGTTCTTCAACGAATCCCTTCTTATAG